A region of Oceanicoccus sp. KOV_DT_Chl DNA encodes the following proteins:
- a CDS encoding efflux RND transporter periplasmic adaptor subunit has protein sequence MKNNDEKNTAQHAIISTLLLALSAGLTACNDAEVATTTDSPAAKAITVQTQTLAAQSWQGEVNTYGVVEAAEEINLSLDFSAIVEQVLVNEAQAVKKGQLLITFDQEKRQLQFNQASENALQTQAALDEAYLMLERRKSLAANDTVSKEILDNAELALNRAQAQHREATAARKLAQRELNDSKLFSPVNGVIDIKAVEAGENITAGSTLLTLQAIDTLRVKTWVSEKDIRLIRSGAEATITLSGLPDQPLPSIVESVGVNADANTGNFPVKLILEQRNQLIRPGMTAQVAIKGVVQENLLMLPEAAVVDRDRKRVVFVVNTNTQPLTALRKEPLLSVGMGNQIVVLSGLEPGVQVIVDAQDKIINGSAIVVSP, from the coding sequence ATGAAAAATAACGACGAAAAAAATACTGCCCAGCACGCAATTATATCCACCCTGCTTTTAGCCCTGAGTGCAGGATTAACTGCCTGTAATGATGCCGAAGTCGCGACTACCACTGATAGCCCAGCGGCTAAAGCCATTACCGTACAAACGCAAACATTAGCCGCACAAAGCTGGCAAGGTGAAGTCAACACCTATGGCGTGGTAGAAGCAGCGGAAGAAATAAATCTCAGCCTGGATTTTTCTGCCATCGTTGAACAAGTCTTGGTAAACGAGGCCCAAGCGGTTAAAAAAGGTCAGTTACTGATTACCTTTGATCAGGAAAAACGCCAATTGCAATTCAACCAAGCCAGCGAAAATGCATTACAAACTCAAGCCGCTTTAGACGAAGCGTATTTAATGCTGGAACGTAGAAAATCACTGGCTGCTAATGACACGGTTTCGAAAGAAATCCTGGATAATGCTGAACTCGCGCTCAACCGCGCTCAGGCACAACACCGGGAAGCGACCGCCGCCAGAAAATTAGCTCAACGCGAATTAAACGACAGTAAATTATTCAGCCCGGTCAACGGCGTCATTGATATCAAAGCCGTAGAAGCCGGTGAAAACATTACTGCAGGCAGTACACTGCTGACGTTGCAAGCCATTGATACCTTGCGCGTTAAAACCTGGGTAAGTGAAAAAGATATCCGTTTAATTCGCAGTGGTGCCGAAGCAACGATTACCTTATCCGGCCTGCCGGATCAGCCGCTACCCAGTATTGTCGAATCAGTCGGCGTCAATGCAGATGCCAATACTGGAAATTTCCCCGTCAAACTCATTCTTGAACAACGCAATCAATTGATTCGGCCTGGCATGACCGCGCAAGTGGCGATTAAAGGGGTAGTACAGGAAAATCTGTTAATGCTGCCCGAAGCAGCTGTAGTCGACAGAGACCGTAAACGTGTGGTCTTTGTCGTTAACACCAACACTCAACCTTTGACCGCTCTACGCAAGGAACCGTTATTAAGTGTGGGCATGGGCAACCAAATAGTTGTCCTCAGCGGGCTAGAGCCAGGAGTTCAAGTCATTGTTGATGCTCAGGATAAAATCATCAATGGCTCTGCTATTGTTGTGAGCCCATAA
- a CDS encoding efflux RND transporter permease subunit codes for MHAIINFFIGRPLLVNLIMVLVFILGALTLANMRYEYNPKVDMGSVNITTIRAGSGPEDIELAITLPLEEELVKVEGIDKIYSNSMEGSSVISIRLQTELDNKDKVLSDIQKAVDRAATRLPNDLIEKPFVEELSTLITPVIEVHVTGPAPEALLRTVAKKVSDGLREVDGIASVVKQGYRRAEVNIQAQPEKMVQRGISYKELIGAINTRNVRDSGGSLESFTTEKKVVTIGQFEHPKQVADVIIRSEEPGNVIRISDVATVIEGFEEWEVQSRTDGQLSIALMARRNGSADELHTAQAVKDYIQSIQSTLPTTVELKLVNDMSRLTHNMLDVLVGNALLGLLSVFVILCFTLNVRFAIWVAVGIPFSIGLTFMLCDAIGVTINSITLTAIILLMGILVDDAVIVSENTQRLREQGIDANQASLLGAAQVSQPVIFSALTTILAFLPLLFLTGYDAAFMVSFPITVIILLMVSLFESQCLLPSHLAHTRLTISNSGNNNTLLQKLSVRYRKIIYRLLARKYLTIAGFIGLFIVVMTLGVLTINFDLYPSPDIDTINIKVELPTGSNFEQTVAKVIDIEKQIRPQNKS; via the coding sequence ATGCATGCGATCATTAATTTTTTTATTGGTAGGCCCTTACTAGTCAACCTGATCATGGTACTGGTATTTATCCTTGGCGCACTCACTCTGGCCAATATGCGTTATGAGTACAACCCTAAAGTTGATATGGGCTCGGTGAATATCACCACAATCCGCGCCGGCTCTGGGCCTGAAGATATCGAACTCGCCATCACTCTGCCGCTGGAAGAAGAGCTGGTCAAAGTCGAAGGGATCGATAAGATCTACTCCAACAGCATGGAAGGCAGTTCGGTTATTTCTATTCGCTTGCAAACCGAGTTGGATAATAAAGATAAAGTATTAAGTGACATTCAAAAAGCGGTTGACCGCGCCGCTACCAGGTTACCTAATGACTTGATAGAAAAACCCTTTGTAGAAGAGCTCTCAACTCTGATCACACCCGTCATTGAAGTCCATGTAACTGGCCCAGCCCCAGAGGCACTGTTAAGAACCGTGGCAAAAAAAGTTAGCGATGGACTGCGTGAAGTGGATGGCATTGCCAGCGTGGTAAAACAGGGCTATCGACGTGCCGAGGTCAATATTCAGGCACAACCGGAAAAAATGGTACAGCGAGGCATCAGTTATAAAGAACTGATTGGCGCTATTAACACACGCAATGTCCGCGACAGCGGTGGTTCTTTAGAATCTTTCACCACGGAAAAAAAAGTCGTTACCATTGGCCAGTTTGAACATCCGAAGCAAGTTGCTGATGTCATTATTCGCAGCGAAGAACCGGGTAACGTTATTCGTATCAGCGATGTCGCCACCGTCATTGAAGGTTTTGAAGAATGGGAGGTACAGTCGCGCACTGACGGCCAACTAAGCATCGCGCTGATGGCCCGCCGCAATGGCTCTGCGGATGAATTACATACAGCGCAAGCAGTAAAAGATTATATCCAGTCAATTCAATCCACTCTGCCAACTACAGTGGAACTGAAATTAGTCAACGATATGTCACGACTGACTCACAATATGCTGGATGTGTTAGTGGGTAACGCCTTGCTCGGTTTACTCTCTGTTTTCGTTATCTTATGTTTTACTCTTAATGTTCGTTTTGCTATTTGGGTCGCCGTCGGAATTCCCTTTTCGATTGGCCTAACGTTTATGTTGTGTGATGCCATTGGCGTCACTATTAACAGTATTACCTTAACGGCTATTATTTTACTAATGGGTATATTGGTAGATGACGCAGTGATCGTTAGTGAAAACACACAACGGCTCCGCGAACAAGGAATAGATGCCAATCAAGCGAGCCTGCTAGGCGCAGCACAGGTATCACAACCGGTTATTTTCAGCGCACTCACCACTATACTTGCCTTTCTACCACTGCTGTTTTTAACCGGTTACGATGCTGCCTTTATGGTGAGTTTTCCAATCACTGTTATTATTCTGCTAATGGTGTCACTCTTTGAAAGCCAGTGCCTGCTACCTTCTCATCTGGCCCATACCCGTTTAACCATTTCAAACAGCGGCAATAATAATACTTTGCTTCAAAAGCTGAGCGTGCGTTATAGAAAAATAATTTACCGTTTATTAGCACGTAAATACCTCACCATTGCTGGCTTCATTGGACTATTTATAGTGGTGATGACACTGGGGGTTTTAACCATAAATTTTGACCTCTACCCAAGCCCGGATATCGATACCATTAATATTAAAGTGGAACTGCCCACCGGCAGTAACTTTGAGCAAACTGTCGCCAAGGTCATCGATATTGAAAAACAGATCCGCCCCCAAAATAAGTCCTGA
- a CDS encoding efflux RND transporter permease subunit, whose amino-acid sequence MKNRSAPKISPDDLLNIASQIGHHNTDLYGTVEGNNEAWAVVSIYLKPVGQRKTNTYQLSQQLRNWAQTQTGYQRLDVQPLTDIPVVGKAVEVEIISNGDERFALAEQLQQWLSEQPAVTNSWTSYNPGKDILDLKINYPLLAARSLSVSDVTQAVRIALDGEIVDELQTLDERVRYRLQLPPSSNSVLQTLENLAIINSSGHAIYLKSVADFHLRSGEADIKHYFGKRTITVYADIDRQAISLDQINQQVAEFIARQQWQQHYPSTRIIQTGELEQTQESIGNLGSAYLIAMLGIFGLLILLFNSLLQPLLIMLCLPFGLIGVVIGFGIQQITLGMMAVTGVIGLMGVLVNDSLVLVHTLNEKQQDAGLLNIDAIADIAQQRFRPIIITSVTTVIGLLPTAYGIMGSNSYITPMVMAMAWGVMFGGLVSLILLPCLYTALQELRHKF is encoded by the coding sequence TTGAAAAACAGATCCGCCCCCAAAATAAGTCCTGACGACCTATTAAATATTGCCTCACAAATCGGCCATCACAATACCGACCTTTACGGTACTGTTGAAGGCAACAATGAAGCATGGGCAGTAGTATCCATATATTTAAAACCTGTAGGACAGCGTAAAACCAACACCTACCAACTGAGTCAGCAATTACGAAACTGGGCACAAACTCAAACCGGCTACCAACGGCTGGATGTTCAACCCTTGACTGATATCCCCGTCGTCGGCAAAGCCGTTGAGGTAGAAATTATTAGCAATGGCGATGAACGTTTTGCGCTTGCCGAGCAACTGCAACAATGGCTTTCTGAACAGCCTGCAGTGACCAATAGCTGGACCAGTTACAACCCTGGTAAAGATATTCTGGATTTAAAAATCAATTACCCTTTGCTTGCCGCCAGATCACTGTCAGTGAGTGACGTGACCCAAGCGGTGCGTATCGCTCTGGATGGCGAAATTGTTGATGAACTACAAACGCTGGACGAACGGGTCCGCTACCGGCTGCAATTACCACCCTCTAGCAACAGCGTGTTACAGACATTAGAAAATCTCGCCATCATTAATTCCTCCGGCCATGCTATTTATTTAAAGTCAGTCGCAGATTTTCACTTACGTTCGGGTGAAGCGGATATCAAACACTACTTTGGTAAACGCACAATCACGGTATATGCCGACATCGACCGGCAAGCTATTAGCCTGGACCAAATAAACCAGCAAGTGGCAGAATTTATCGCCCGACAACAATGGCAGCAGCACTATCCTTCTACCCGTATTATTCAAACCGGTGAACTGGAACAAACCCAGGAATCCATTGGCAACCTGGGCAGCGCTTATCTCATCGCCATGCTGGGAATATTTGGCCTACTGATCTTACTCTTCAATTCGCTGCTGCAACCGCTACTGATTATGCTCTGCCTACCCTTCGGCTTAATCGGTGTGGTCATCGGCTTTGGTATTCAACAAATTACTTTGGGTATGATGGCAGTGACCGGCGTGATTGGGTTAATGGGGGTATTGGTTAATGACTCGCTAGTGTTAGTTCATACCCTAAACGAAAAACAACAGGACGCCGGCCTACTCAATATCGATGCCATTGCCGATATTGCACAACAGCGTTTTCGCCCGATTATCATCACTTCAGTGACCACCGTTATCGGACTACTGCCGACAGCCTACGGCATTATGGGTAGTAACTCCTATATCACGCCGATGGTAATGGCGATGGCTTGGGGGGTAATGTTTGGAGGATTAGTATCGTTAATATTACTGCCTTGCTTGTACACCGCATTACAAGAGCTGAGACATAAATTTTAA
- a CDS encoding VPLPA-CTERM sorting domain-containing protein, which translates to MQQRNTSRLAGLCLTLAMSSMASATSFDFTGLPVTGPWAGLGSGTAPFLDIASADSQINAHITAVAGGTHIGVLTLDGIGVADDDTLGLFDLAGLESGETLRIDFDQTIDIGTLTMRQWEGPDSVVLVGFGDGQQIVLDDDSCGLCTAETFAVNLSNVNYLTLTGSSSISLLAGLGDVQISAVPVPASAWLFGSALLGLAGIGRKRG; encoded by the coding sequence ATGCAACAAAGAAACACATCAAGACTAGCGGGGCTCTGTCTTACCTTAGCTATGAGCAGTATGGCTTCGGCCACTTCCTTTGATTTTACTGGTTTACCCGTCACTGGCCCTTGGGCCGGGCTTGGATCAGGTACGGCACCTTTTCTTGATATAGCCAGCGCCGATAGCCAAATCAATGCGCATATCACAGCAGTTGCCGGTGGTACCCATATTGGCGTATTAACATTAGACGGCATCGGGGTGGCAGATGATGACACTTTAGGGCTGTTTGATCTGGCGGGTCTGGAAAGCGGTGAAACTCTTCGTATCGACTTTGACCAGACAATTGATATTGGCACATTGACCATGCGCCAATGGGAAGGACCGGATAGCGTTGTATTAGTAGGCTTTGGTGACGGTCAACAAATCGTACTTGATGACGATAGCTGTGGCTTATGTACTGCTGAAACTTTTGCCGTTAACTTAAGCAATGTTAACTACCTCACGCTAACAGGCTCCAGCAGTATCTCACTGTTAGCTGGTTTGGGAGATGTACAAATCAGTGCTGTTCCCGTCCCAGCTTCAGCATGGTTATTCGGAAGCGCACTGTTAGGATTAGCAGGTATAGGTCGCAAACGAGGTTAA
- a CDS encoding polyhydroxyalkanoic acid system family protein yields MATITIQHEFSLSRDEVKLKLVELAEAMTARYQLNCDWPSEDCLRFKRSGASGEINIQAHSIRFNLKLGLMLTAFKTTIDKDVRQFLQDNID; encoded by the coding sequence ATGGCAACTATTACTATCCAGCACGAATTTAGCTTATCGAGAGACGAGGTGAAGTTGAAGCTTGTGGAACTTGCCGAAGCCATGACTGCCCGCTATCAACTGAATTGTGATTGGCCCTCGGAAGATTGCTTGCGTTTTAAGCGCAGTGGCGCCAGCGGTGAAATTAACATACAGGCGCATTCAATCCGTTTTAATTTGAAACTGGGACTAATGTTAACGGCGTTTAAAACCACTATTGATAAGGATGTGCGTCAATTCTTACAGGATAATATTGACTAG
- a CDS encoding NADP(H)-dependent aldo-keto reductase, translating to MQYRPLGQSGIKVSQICLGSMMWGSHNSETEGHQQMDYALDHGVNFIDTAECYAVPPQAETQGSTEKIIGSWLAKRSDREQIVIASKVTGRSPYDWIRGKETRLNREQLEAAIEGSLQRLQTDYLDLFQLHWPDRKLNNFGLGSPNYQHYDDESVAIEDTLSVLADLVQSGKVRHIGVSNETPWGLSKFLHYAATKGLPKVVSIQNAYNLLNRSFELGLSEFSHREGVGLLAYSPAGQGALSGKYLNGARPEGSRLVKFGRFSRYEKAAGQIAIAKYVALAKAHGLDAVQMALAFVNQQSFVTSNIIGATSMKQLKMNIETVDMSLSDELLASIEMIHLESPNPCP from the coding sequence ATGCAATACCGCCCACTAGGACAATCCGGGATAAAAGTCAGCCAAATTTGTTTAGGGTCAATGATGTGGGGGTCCCATAACAGTGAAACGGAAGGCCACCAACAAATGGATTATGCCCTTGACCATGGGGTGAATTTTATTGATACCGCGGAATGTTATGCGGTGCCACCGCAGGCAGAAACCCAAGGCAGCACGGAAAAAATAATTGGCAGCTGGCTGGCCAAACGCTCAGACCGTGAACAAATAGTGATTGCCAGTAAAGTCACCGGTCGCAGCCCTTATGATTGGATTAGAGGTAAAGAAACGCGGCTCAATAGAGAGCAATTAGAAGCTGCGATAGAGGGTAGTTTACAGCGCTTGCAAACGGATTATCTGGATTTATTTCAACTGCATTGGCCTGATCGCAAGCTCAATAATTTTGGTTTAGGTAGCCCAAATTATCAACACTATGATGATGAGTCTGTGGCAATTGAGGATACATTGTCAGTGCTCGCAGACTTGGTTCAATCCGGTAAAGTTCGGCATATCGGTGTCTCTAACGAAACCCCTTGGGGGCTGTCAAAGTTTTTACACTACGCGGCAACAAAGGGTTTGCCCAAAGTGGTGTCCATCCAGAATGCGTATAATCTGCTGAATCGTAGCTTTGAATTAGGGTTGTCGGAGTTTTCCCATCGTGAAGGTGTTGGATTACTGGCTTACTCGCCTGCTGGGCAAGGGGCGCTTAGTGGCAAATACTTAAATGGTGCCCGGCCTGAAGGCAGCCGTTTAGTGAAATTTGGCCGCTTTAGTCGTTACGAGAAAGCGGCTGGTCAGATCGCGATAGCTAAGTATGTGGCCTTGGCGAAGGCGCACGGGCTGGATGCGGTGCAGATGGCATTGGCCTTTGTAAATCAGCAATCGTTTGTGACCTCCAATATTATCGGTGCCACCTCTATGAAGCAGTTAAAGATGAATATCGAAACTGTAGATATGTCGTTGAGTGATGAGCTGTTGGCGTCCATTGAGATGATCCATCTGGAATCACCGAATCCATGCCCCTGA
- a CDS encoding methyltransferase: MENNTREAFGVTILTSQHKAIRRTKREQETPSIHGNKFWGSSYLIMDYLQQNPPQNGCKVLELGCGWGLAGIHCAKHYQAVVTGVDADSAVFPYLQLHAEANDVAIKTKRQYFEKITTKQLAEYDLIIAADICFWDELADTVFNLIKRACKAGVGKIIIADPERAPFFDLAERCIDQYYAELEHRAIDQPRRATGCLLIIENA; encoded by the coding sequence ATGGAAAACAATACCCGAGAAGCTTTCGGCGTTACTATTCTGACTTCACAACATAAAGCCATCCGCCGCACCAAACGTGAACAAGAGACGCCATCCATTCATGGCAATAAATTTTGGGGGTCCAGCTATTTAATTATGGATTACTTGCAACAAAACCCACCCCAAAATGGCTGCAAAGTTTTAGAGCTAGGCTGTGGTTGGGGACTAGCAGGGATTCATTGCGCCAAACATTATCAGGCAGTGGTTACCGGTGTAGATGCCGATAGCGCGGTATTCCCCTACCTACAACTGCATGCCGAAGCCAATGATGTTGCTATCAAAACCAAACGGCAGTACTTTGAAAAAATCACCACTAAACAACTAGCCGAGTACGACTTGATCATAGCTGCCGATATCTGCTTTTGGGATGAACTGGCCGACACCGTATTTAACTTAATTAAACGTGCGTGCAAAGCCGGTGTAGGCAAAATCATCATCGCCGACCCTGAGCGCGCCCCGTTTTTCGATCTGGCCGAACGCTGTATAGATCAATATTATGCTGAGCTGGAACACCGCGCTATCGATCAACCCCGCCGAGCGACAGGCTGCCTGTTAATTATCGAAAACGCCTGA
- a CDS encoding YbaK/EbsC family protein — MSLAPTISSYLCDHQISYQILNHPLSKSSLETAIFAEINPDQLVKALVLENSAGELAMVLTTANKKIQLHKLNRQLHRSYTLVPEFELEELFRDCELGAIPGLGQAYGLTTYVDSALLTQPDLYVEAGDHQELIHFSDAQFHYLMSSAIVLDNI, encoded by the coding sequence ATGAGTTTAGCACCCACTATAAGTAGTTATTTATGCGATCATCAAATCAGTTACCAAATTCTTAATCATCCGCTTAGCAAAAGCTCTTTGGAAACGGCCATCTTCGCTGAAATTAATCCCGACCAACTAGTGAAAGCGTTAGTACTGGAAAACAGCGCCGGTGAGCTCGCTATGGTACTGACCACAGCCAATAAAAAAATTCAGCTGCATAAGTTAAATCGACAACTACATAGATCCTACACTTTAGTCCCGGAGTTCGAATTGGAAGAGCTGTTCCGGGATTGTGAACTAGGTGCTATCCCCGGTCTGGGACAAGCTTATGGCTTAACGACTTATGTCGATAGCGCGCTACTAACACAACCAGATTTATATGTTGAAGCTGGTGATCATCAAGAACTCATCCATTTCAGTGACGCCCAATTTCATTATCTGATGAGCAGCGCTATTGTACTCGATAATATTTAA
- a CDS encoding phosphatase PAP2 family protein, translating into MKIIDDLYQYDLRMLLWCSRTQHAALHCRLAKSISRTGDGYLQLCLPLLILVLDQQQGDEFFSYAALAFALQMPLYWILKNCLQRQRPPEAIPTFESIIIAHDKFSFPSGHSAAAFLLANLTFIFYGSIAWPLFVWATLVAMSRVALGVHYPTDIIAGALLGSATAFVICY; encoded by the coding sequence ATGAAAATCATTGACGATCTATACCAATACGACCTGCGAATGTTGCTATGGTGCAGCCGGACACAGCATGCGGCACTGCACTGCAGGCTTGCCAAGAGTATCTCTAGGACCGGGGATGGCTACCTACAACTTTGTTTACCTCTGTTAATATTGGTACTAGACCAGCAGCAAGGCGATGAATTTTTTAGTTACGCCGCGCTCGCTTTTGCATTGCAAATGCCGTTGTACTGGATACTTAAAAACTGCCTGCAACGGCAGCGCCCCCCCGAAGCCATTCCTACCTTTGAAAGTATTATCATCGCCCATGATAAATTCAGCTTTCCTTCAGGGCATAGCGCGGCCGCTTTTTTGTTAGCCAACCTAACGTTTATTTTCTACGGCAGTATCGCCTGGCCCTTATTTGTATGGGCGACACTGGTAGCAATGTCCCGAGTCGCGTTAGGCGTGCATTACCCCACTGACATTATTGCCGGCGCACTATTAGGCTCTGCCACTGCGTTTGTTATCTGTTATTAA
- a CDS encoding MJ1255/VC2487 family glycosyltransferase, giving the protein MKILYGVQGTGNGHITRARVMAKQFALAAQIQPIEVTYLFSGRDADKLFDMDCFGKYLHRQGLTFVSEAGEINYQKTLSNNKPLQFIRDIKSLPLSDYDLIISDFEPVTAWAAKLQGKPVLGISHQNSFAYDIPTASTNFIANSIMRNFAPGRWKIGLHWHHFGHPILPPIIDTELKPKACNSSVLVYLPFENQDDVTELLHRFPRQHFVQYSPDLDNGTLHNVQLRKTCHDGFKADLSKSRAVICNAGFELISECLQLNLPILAKPLQGQMEQLSNAAALEKLGYATTLNVLDRETIAEWLVLAKKPHY; this is encoded by the coding sequence ATGAAAATACTTTATGGTGTACAGGGAACAGGCAACGGGCACATCACCCGAGCTCGCGTGATGGCAAAGCAATTTGCTTTAGCAGCACAGATACAACCGATTGAAGTAACCTATTTATTTTCAGGTAGAGACGCGGATAAGTTATTCGATATGGATTGTTTTGGTAAATATCTCCATCGCCAGGGGTTAACGTTTGTTAGCGAGGCGGGCGAAATTAATTATCAAAAAACCCTCAGCAATAACAAACCACTGCAATTTATTCGTGACATTAAAAGCTTACCATTATCAGACTACGATTTAATCATCAGTGACTTTGAACCTGTCACAGCCTGGGCGGCTAAACTCCAAGGGAAACCTGTGCTCGGGATAAGCCATCAAAATTCTTTTGCTTATGATATCCCTACCGCCAGTACAAATTTCATCGCCAATTCTATTATGCGTAACTTTGCACCAGGTAGATGGAAAATCGGACTACACTGGCATCACTTTGGTCACCCTATTTTACCACCGATTATCGACACTGAACTAAAGCCAAAAGCCTGCAATAGCAGTGTGTTAGTTTATCTACCGTTTGAAAATCAAGATGACGTTACTGAGTTATTACACCGGTTCCCGAGACAACATTTTGTACAATACTCGCCCGATCTTGACAACGGTACGCTACATAATGTGCAGCTGCGAAAGACTTGCCATGATGGATTTAAAGCAGATTTATCCAAGTCAAGAGCGGTTATCTGTAACGCAGGCTTTGAGCTAATCAGTGAATGCCTGCAATTGAATTTACCTATTCTTGCCAAACCCCTACAGGGTCAAATGGAACAGTTATCCAATGCGGCTGCTTTAGAAAAATTAGGCTATGCCACGACTCTCAACGTATTAGATCGTGAAACAATAGCGGAATGGCTAGTGCTAGCCAAAAAGCCCCATTATTAA
- a CDS encoding SRPBCC family protein gives MNNKNADKPILPSTPVINSNNPTPDIGKDRIASDRFSSPSYMQQEWPQVWRRVWNMGPRIEQLKSSGDFVTHEFGRESFIFIRDQEDQLRCFFNVCQHRGNRLIHDSGCGNRKILKCQFHAWAWNIDGTIKAVPDADTFPQLANGLPCDELDLAEIRIDCWGGWIWFNIDGKAPPLTEFLGVIPGHLAPYQMENMRLYEYNSFLWDCNWKAGCDAFNESYHFRGIHPQMLKWSEAKASIELLGEHSRMINRYGTTSPPYHNDTEIFPELKQWMSFYGMDPEAYQGKPEDVRLAKQKYSREMQDTSHYPYQQLRDDQLSDVYHYFVFPNIVFNTFAEGINTFRFRPHATDPNKMYYDLLLLAHIPADQEVKPVHRTHNTRVQYSDVFQVPQPTIITDVMQQDADNLQFVQAGLSSEGFKGMYLGDQELRLRHFHNTLDKYMDDPLTAD, from the coding sequence ATGAATAATAAAAATGCCGATAAACCAATCCTACCATCTACACCTGTAATCAATAGCAATAATCCCACTCCTGATATTGGTAAAGACAGAATCGCCAGCGATCGCTTTTCAAGCCCATCGTATATGCAGCAAGAATGGCCACAAGTATGGCGCCGTGTGTGGAATATGGGGCCCAGAATTGAACAGCTAAAGTCCAGTGGTGACTTTGTCACCCACGAATTTGGTCGTGAGTCTTTTATTTTTATTCGTGATCAGGAAGACCAATTACGCTGTTTCTTTAATGTCTGTCAGCACCGGGGCAATAGACTGATCCATGACTCCGGGTGCGGTAACCGAAAAATATTGAAGTGCCAGTTTCATGCATGGGCCTGGAATATTGACGGCACAATTAAAGCCGTACCCGACGCCGACACCTTCCCGCAACTTGCCAACGGCCTACCCTGTGATGAACTGGATCTAGCAGAGATTAGAATTGACTGCTGGGGAGGCTGGATCTGGTTTAACATTGACGGCAAAGCACCACCATTAACTGAATTTTTGGGCGTTATCCCTGGTCATCTAGCCCCCTACCAGATGGAAAATATGCGGCTCTATGAATACAACAGTTTTCTCTGGGACTGTAATTGGAAAGCAGGCTGCGATGCCTTTAACGAGTCCTATCATTTTCGCGGCATCCATCCACAAATGCTGAAATGGTCTGAGGCTAAAGCCTCAATTGAACTGTTAGGTGAACACAGCCGGATGATAAATCGCTATGGCACTACCAGTCCACCCTACCATAACGACACTGAAATTTTTCCCGAGTTAAAACAATGGATGTCGTTTTATGGCATGGATCCCGAAGCCTATCAGGGAAAACCTGAAGATGTTCGTCTAGCCAAACAAAAATATTCAAGGGAGATGCAAGACACAAGCCACTATCCTTACCAACAGCTTCGTGATGACCAGCTATCAGATGTTTACCACTATTTCGTTTTCCCCAATATTGTATTTAATACTTTTGCTGAGGGCATTAACACTTTTCGCTTTCGACCCCACGCAACCGACCCAAACAAAATGTACTATGACCTGTTACTACTTGCCCACATACCCGCTGATCAGGAGGTTAAACCAGTGCATCGCACTCATAACACCCGAGTGCAATACAGTGACGTATTTCAAGTACCACAACCCACAATCATTACTGACGTCATGCAACAGGACGCAGACAATCTGCAGTTTGTACAAGCGGGTTTAAGCTCAGAAGGTTTTAAGGGTATGTACCTGGGTGATCAGGAGCTGCGGCTTCGTCACTTCCACAATACTCTGGATAAATATATGGATGACCCACTAACTGCCGATTGA
- a CDS encoding SDR family NAD(P)-dependent oxidoreductase, giving the protein MAAHTTSKPDRNNCFNSGNATAFTEQQGGSIVCTSSAASTIGERERPSYAASKAAINSLCRHVASRWGKKGIRCNALAPGFIATETTKENMPAEILDAMLKGYNSDRHGNTLDIAAAVAFLMSDEAGWVNGQVWHINGGAYYAN; this is encoded by the coding sequence TTGGCAGCGCACACTACAAGTAAACCTGACAGGAACAACTGTTTTAATTCGGGAAACGCTACCGCATTTACTGAACAACAAGGGGGAAGTATTGTCTGTACGTCATCAGCGGCGTCCACTATTGGCGAACGCGAACGCCCATCTTATGCCGCTTCAAAAGCAGCTATTAATTCTCTCTGCCGTCATGTCGCGTCACGCTGGGGTAAGAAAGGCATTCGCTGTAATGCTTTGGCACCGGGTTTTATTGCCACTGAAACAACCAAAGAAAATATGCCTGCAGAAATATTAGATGCCATGCTCAAAGGTTATAATAGCGATCGCCACGGCAACACTTTGGACATTGCCGCCGCAGTTGCTTTTCTAATGTCAGATGAAGCCGGCTGGGTGAATGGACAAGTTTGGCATATCAACGGTGGCGCGTACTACGCCAACTAA